The Rhodamnia argentea isolate NSW1041297 chromosome 7, ASM2092103v1, whole genome shotgun sequence genome contains the following window.
AGTCATGATTCTGAGAGGAGAGGATGCGTCCCTTTCATCTCTGGGAATCTGCTGAACTTCTTGTTCCTTATTTGGGTCTCCACAAAGCGAAGACCAACTTGCACTGGCCTGAGAAACACACCTCCTCAAGAAATGCAAGTTTGATTGCTTTGCTCTGTTTCATTTTCcatgaagaaaaatcaaacctttTGCTGCATTTCATGTTCCCATTCGTCAAATACTCGTCTTTTAAGCTCCTGTAGTGTTGTTATCTTTCTTGATTTCCGCTCTACATTTTACACCCGccatcaaataattttcttgtgTTTGTTTTAGTAAGATGAAGTAAAATCACTTTGATCAGACAACAATAGCTACATTGTCTTCTTTTTGTATGAAAACCCACAGGAGAGTGAATGCTTCCATGGCTAGAAGGCAAATGCTGGAAACGACCGAGAGCGAGGACGCCTCGTGCCTGACCGGCAACCCGGTCGACGACTGCTGGAAGTGCGACCCGGACTGGGCCAACAACCGGCAGCGGCTGGCCGACTGCGCGATCGGGTTCGGCCAGTACGCCCTTGGCGGCAAGAACGGCGAGATATACATCGTCACCGACTCGTCGGACGACGACGCCGTGGAACCGAAGCCGGGCACGCTGCGGTACGCGGTGATCCAGGAGGAGCCGCTGTGGATCGTCTTCCCGGCCAACATGCTAATAAGGCTGTCGCAGGAGCTCATATTCAACAGCTACAAGACGGTAGACGGCCGCGGCGCGAACGTCCACATCGTGGGAGGCGGGTGCATCACGCTGCAGTACATCAGCAACGTCATCATACACAACATCCACATCCATGATTGTCATCCATCAGGTAAATGAACCAATGGATGAATTGTTTGACGCGCTTCTTGGGTCATTCAATTTCAACTTTCTTGTTAATGACAAGCTTAGGGCGACCTAGGTTTGTGTTAAGCGGGTCGAAAAGTTTGGATACTCgagatgattaaaaaaataaaagtgagcATACGACAGAACATCCCAACAGTAAAAAGGTTGGACCTGTAGAAATACCATTTCCATGCTAGTAATGAAGGCCTTTGCCCTGTTATTGGGGCAAAGTCCAAGAACAGGCAAATGTGCCAGGTTGGAAAATGGACTGAGGTTGTCTACTGTTGACCTTTTGGACACGCGGGTGTACTCAAGTGGCTGCTAATGGGGCCTACGCTGTCGCATCAAATGCTGATGGCTATACTtgtaattttctgtttttttcgaTTTGAGACCATATTTGTAATTTTGTAAATCGTGGGAAAGGACAAAATAGAAATTGGTGACATGAATTGTCTTGGTTTGGTCTCTGTTATTGCACAGTGTTATGATGCTTTTTGAAATTTGTTAGATCGTCTAGGAACTGGGCCATTGTAGGATCAACTAGAGCTGGGGCCCACACGAGGCATCCTAAGACAGAACGCTGAAATGGTGCTCTGAAAAGAGTAATGTGATTGTGGTAGATACTGGCATTGTAACGTTGAAGTCGGGCGAAAGGATCCTGTTAACGGGCGCTTTCGTTTTGGAACTTTGGCAGGGGAAACGAACGTGCGGTCAAGCCCGACCCACTGGGGTTGGCGGACGATGTCGGATGGAGATGGGATATCGATATTCGGGGCGAAGGACATATGGATCGACCACTGCTCGCTGTCGCACTGCAAGGACGGCCTCATCGACGCGGTGATGGGTTCCACTGGGATCACCATCTCCAACAACTACTTCTCCCACCACAACGAGGTGATGCTGCTCGGGCACAGCGACGAGTACCTGCCCGACTCCGGCATGCAGGTCACCATTGCCTTCAACCACTTTGGCGAGAACCTGGTGCAGCGGATGCCCCGGTGCCGCCGCGGCTACATCCACGTCGTGAACAACGACTTCACGCAGTGGGAGATGTACGCCATCGGCGGCAGCGGCAGCCCCACCATCAACAGCCAGGGCAACCGTTACATAGCCCCCTCTAACACTAATGCCAAGGAGGTAAAGAACCTTCCTTTTAGTATCATCTTTTTTAGCTTTGCAATTTCTTAAAAAGATAAATGTATA
Protein-coding sequences here:
- the LOC115748669 gene encoding probable pectate lyase 12 → MLLPTSYIVLTWLLSSISPAKMAMLNLTLPGQHPDPESVVHDVHRRVNASMARRQMLETTESEDASCLTGNPVDDCWKCDPDWANNRQRLADCAIGFGQYALGGKNGEIYIVTDSSDDDAVEPKPGTLRYAVIQEEPLWIVFPANMLIRLSQELIFNSYKTVDGRGANVHIVGGGCITLQYISNVIIHNIHIHDCHPSGETNVRSSPTHWGWRTMSDGDGISIFGAKDIWIDHCSLSHCKDGLIDAVMGSTGITISNNYFSHHNEVMLLGHSDEYLPDSGMQVTIAFNHFGENLVQRMPRCRRGYIHVVNNDFTQWEMYAIGGSGSPTINSQGNRYIAPSNTNAKEVTKRVDTDHSKWRDWNWRSEGDILVNGAFFVASGEGLEVKYEKAYSVEPKSAAYIDLITWHAGVLGVGGRDNNLGEWNTRAKFQGSEAADRPSSTSPFIVFIAALSCLSLLYADVFASGLL